From a region of the Toxotes jaculatrix isolate fToxJac2 chromosome 7, fToxJac2.pri, whole genome shotgun sequence genome:
- the dapk1 gene encoding death-associated protein kinase 1 isoform X2: MTVFNQENVEEFYEIGDELGSGQFAVVRRCRHRSTGVEYAAKFIKKRRSKSSRRGVTREDIEREVNILKEIQHPNIITLHEVFENKAEVILILELVAGGELFDFLAEKESLSEEEATQFLKQILDGVFYLHSKQIAHFDLKPENIMLLNRSVPHPRIKIIDFGLAHKIDFGNDFKNIFGTPEFVAPEVVNYEPLGLEADMWSVGVITYILLSGASPFLGDNKQETLANVSAVDYTFDEEFFSNTSILAKDFIAKLLVKDPKKRMTIQDSLQHPWIKPKDTQQALSRKESAVNMEKFKKFAARRKWKQSVRLISLCNRLSRSFLSRSNISVARSDDTLDEEDSFVMKAIIHAINDDNVPGLQHLLGSLNSYDVNQPNKHGTPPLLIAAGCGNIQIIEVLMRKGAEIQAHDKSGANAIYYAARHGHVETLKFLHEKKCPLDVQDKSGETALHVAARYGNVDVVSYLCSIRANPDLADREHETPLHCAAWHGYSAVARALCQTGCHVDAKNREGESPLLTASARGFVDIVECLVEHKADLEATDKDGHTALHLAVRRCQVEVVRCLLRHHCHLDQQDRHGNTPLHIACKDGNLPIVMAICSAKASLDLPNKHNAHC; the protein is encoded by the exons TGGGCAGTTTGCTGTGGTCAGAAGATGTCGGCACAGGAGTACCGGCGTGGAGTACGCCGCCAAATTCATCAAGAAGCGGCGCAGCAAATCGAGTCGACGAGGGGTGACGAGGGAGGACATCGAGCGCGAGGTGAACATCCTGAAGGAGATCCAGCACCCAAACATCATCACGCTGCACGAGGTCTTTGAAAACAAGGCGGAGGTCATCCTGATCCTGGAGCT tGTGGCCGGCGGCGAGCTCTTCGACTTCCTGGCAGAGAAGGAGTCGCTGAGCGAGGAAGAAGCCACTCAGTTCCTCAAGCAGATCCTGGACGGAGTCTTCTACCTGCACTCCAAACAAATCGCTCACTTTGACCTTAAG CCGGAGAACATCATGCTGCTGAACCGCTCAGTGCCTCACCCGCGCATCAAGATCATTGACTTTGGCCTGGCCCACAAGATCGACTTTGGAAAcgattttaaaaacatttttggaacTCCAGAATTTGTAG CTCCAGAGGTAGTCAACTATGAACCTCTGGGCCTGGAGGCAGACATGTG gaGTGTTGGTGTAATAACCTACATTCT TCTGAGCGGTGCGTCTCCTTTCCTGGGCGACAACAAACAGGAGACGCTGGCCAACGTGTCCGCCGTGGACTACACGTTTGACGAGGAGTTCTTCAGCAACACCAGCATCCTGGCCAAAGACTTCATAGCAAAGCTCCTTGTCAAAGACCCCAA AAAGAGAATGACGATTCAGGACAGCCTGCAGCACCCCTGGATCAAG CCAAAAGACACTCAACAAGCGCTGAGCAGAAAGGAGTCGGCTGTCAACATGGAGAAGTTCAAGAAGTTTGCGGCTCGAAGAAAATGGAAa CAATCCGTCCGACTTATCTCCTTATGCAACCGTCTGTCCCGCTCCTTCCTGTCCAGAAGCAACATAAGCGTGGCGCGCAGTGATGACACGTTG GATGAGGAAGACTCCTTTGTGATGAAGGCCATCATCCACGCCATAAACGACGACAATGTGCCCGGTCTGCAGCATCTGCTCGGATCCCTGAACAGCTATGACGTCAACCAGCCCAACAAg CACGGGACTCCTCCCCTCCTGATTGCAGCCGGCTGTGGCAACATTCAGATCATCGAGGTGCTGATGAGGAAAGGCGCAGAGATCCAGGCCCACGACAAG AGTGGAGCCAACGCTATCTACTACGCAGCGAGACACGGCCATGTCGAGACCCTGAAATTCCTGCATGAAAAGAAGTGCCCTCTGGATGTCCAAGATAAG TCTGGCGAGACAGCTCTTCACGTGGCAGCTCGCTATGGCAACGTGGATGTGGTGAGCTACCTGTGCAGCATCAGGGCCAACCCAGACCTGGCTGACAGG GAGCACGAGACCCCTCTGCATTGCGCTGCCTGGCACGGATACTCGGCAGTAGCCCGGGCTCTCTGCCAGACAGGCTGCCACGTGGATGCCAAGAACCGCGAGGGCGAGAGTCCGCTGCTGACAGCATCTGCTCGGGGCTTTGTGGACATAGTGGAGTGCCTGGTGGAGCACAAGGCTGATCTGGAAGCGACTGACAAG gacgGCCACACAGCCCTCCACCTGGCCGTACGGAGATGTCAGGTTGAGGTGGTGCGCTGCCTCCTCAGACACCACTGCCACCTGGACCAGCAGGATCGCCATGGAAACACTCCGCTGCACATCGCCTGTAAGGACGGGAACCTGCCCATCGTCATGGCAATCTGCAGCGCCAAGGCCAGCCTCGACCTCCCCAACAAG CATAACGCACATTGCTGA